The proteins below come from a single Stigmatopora argus isolate UIUO_Sarg chromosome 11, RoL_Sarg_1.0, whole genome shotgun sequence genomic window:
- the ppp2r5d gene encoding serine/threonine-protein phosphatase 2A 56 kDa regulatory subunit delta isoform isoform X2, with protein sequence MPNKIKKDKESGKSGKGGAHKDVSTDDGGGGENAGRRPSGQGSVPPPTQLHKIKYCGGPQVVKKERRHSSSRYGVSGDRELSKLPALKDAAAEDREELFVQKLRQCCVLFDFVSDPLSDLKFKEVKRAGLHEMVDYITHDADALTEAVYPEAVGMFSINLFRTLPPSSNPTGAEFDPEEDEPTLEAAWPHLQLVYEFFLRFLESPDFQANVAKKYMDQTFVLSLLELLDSEDPRERDFLKTILHRIYGKFLGLRAYIRRQINNIFYRFIYETEHHNGIAELLEILGSIINGFALPLKEEHKMFLIRVLLPLHKVKSLSVYHPQLAYCVVQFLEKDSGLTEAVIVGLLKFWPKTHSPKEVMFLNELEEILDVIEPVEFAKVHRPLFRQLAKCVSSTHFQVAERALYYWNNEYIMSLISDNAASILPLMFPALYKNSKSHWNKTIHGLIYNALKLFMEMNQKLFDDCTQQYKSDKHKEKHRLKEREETWGKLEDLARQNPQSQKLLPSPPGLGGQEASCGAAEAAAATATATMTMVATADVDVPTLEDIQLLKKAVAGQVLLVSKDSLADAKASRRKSELPQDVFTIKALEAHKRAEHFLTANQEALS encoded by the exons ATGCCCAACAAAATCAAGAAAGACAAG GAAAGCGGCAAAAGTGGCAAAGGCGGCGCCCACAAAGACGTTTCCacggacgacggcggcggcggcgag AACGCGGGGCGGCGTCCCAGCGGCCAGGGAAGCGTGCCGCCGCCCACTCAGCTGCACAAGATCAAGTACTGCGGCGGTCCTCAAGTGGTGAAGAAGGAACGGCGTCACAGCTCCTCTCGCTATGGCGTCAGCGGCGACCGAGAGCTCAGCAAACTCCCCGCCCTCAAAG ACGCGGCGGCCGAGGATCGCGAGGAGCTCTTTGTGCAGAAGCTCCGGCAGTGCTGCGTCCTTTTCGACTTTGTCAGCGACCCGCTCAGCGACCTCAAGTTCAAAGAGGTGAAGAGAGCCGGACTCCACGAGATGGTGGACTACATCACGCACGACGCCGACGCGCTGACCGAGGCCGTGTACCCCGAGGCGGTCGGCATG TTTTCCATCAACTTGTTCCGGACGTTGCCACCTTCCTCAAATCCCACCGGAGCCGAGTTTGACCCCGAAGAGGACGAGCCCACCCTGGAGGCCGCCTGGCCTCACCTGCAG CTTGTTTACGAGTTCTTCCTGCGCTTCTTGGAGTCTCCGGACTTTCAGGCCAACGTGGCCAAAAAATACATGGACCAAACCTTCGTCTTGTCG CTCCTGGAGCTGCTGGACAGCGAGGATCCTCGCGAGAGAGACTTCCTGAAGACCATCCTGCACCGGATCTACGGCAAATTCCTGGGACTGCGGGCGTACATCCGGCGGCAGATCAACAACATCTTCTACAG GTTCATTTACGAGACGGAACATCACAACGGAATCGCCGAGCTGCTGGAGATCCTGGGAAG CATCATCAACGGCTTCGCTCTTCCGCTGAAAGAAGAACACAAAATGTTCCTGATCCGAGTCCTGCTGCCCCTTCACAAGGTCAAGTCCCTCAGCGTCTACCACCCGCAG CTGGCGTACTGCGTGGTCCAGTTCCTGGAGAAGGACAGCGGTCTGACCGAAGCGGTGATCGTGGGCCTGCTGAAGTTCTGGCCCAAGACGCACAGCCCCAAGGAGGTGATGTTCCTCAACGAGCTGGAGGAGATCCTGGACGTCATCGAGCCGGTGGAGTTTGCCAAAGTTCACCGGCCGCTCTTTCGCCAGCTGGCCAAGTGCGTGTCCAGCACTCACTTTCAG GTGGCCGAACGCGCTCTCTACTACTGGAACAACGAGTACATCATGAGTTTGATCAGCGACAACGCGGCCAGCATCCTGCCCCTCATGTTTCCCGCTCTCTACAAGAACTCCAAGAGCCACTGGAACAA GACCATCCACGGCCTCATTTACAACGCTCTCAAACTCTTCATGGAGATGAACCAGAAACTTTTTGACGACTGCACCCAACAGTACAAGAGTGACAAACACAA AGAAAAACACCGGCTGAAGGAGCGAGAAGAAACCTGGGGCAAGCTGGAAGACCTGGCCAGACAAAATCCACAG AGCCAGAAGCTCCTCCCCTCGCCACCCGGGCTCGGCGGTCAGGAAGCG TCGTGCGgcgcggcggaggcggcggcggcgacggcgacggcgacgaTGACGATGGTGGCTACGGCAGACGTGGACGTTCCCACGCTGGAGGACATTCAGCTGTTGAAGAAGGCGGTGGCCGGCCAAGTGCTCCTG GTGTCCAAGGACTCTTTGGCGGATGCCAAGGCCAGCCGCAGGAAGTCGGAGCTCCCCCAGGACGTTTTCACCATCAAAGCGTTGGAGGCGCACAAGAGGGCGGAGCATTTCCTCACGGCCAACCAAGAGGCCCTCAGCTAA
- the ppp2r5d gene encoding serine/threonine-protein phosphatase 2A 56 kDa regulatory subunit delta isoform isoform X1, giving the protein MPNKIKKDKESGKSGKGGAHKDVSTDDGGGGEVSEPGVGRGKVGSFDTRLQNAGRRPSGQGSVPPPTQLHKIKYCGGPQVVKKERRHSSSRYGVSGDRELSKLPALKDAAAEDREELFVQKLRQCCVLFDFVSDPLSDLKFKEVKRAGLHEMVDYITHDADALTEAVYPEAVGMFSINLFRTLPPSSNPTGAEFDPEEDEPTLEAAWPHLQLVYEFFLRFLESPDFQANVAKKYMDQTFVLSLLELLDSEDPRERDFLKTILHRIYGKFLGLRAYIRRQINNIFYRFIYETEHHNGIAELLEILGSIINGFALPLKEEHKMFLIRVLLPLHKVKSLSVYHPQLAYCVVQFLEKDSGLTEAVIVGLLKFWPKTHSPKEVMFLNELEEILDVIEPVEFAKVHRPLFRQLAKCVSSTHFQVAERALYYWNNEYIMSLISDNAASILPLMFPALYKNSKSHWNKTIHGLIYNALKLFMEMNQKLFDDCTQQYKSDKHKEKHRLKEREETWGKLEDLARQNPQSQKLLPSPPGLGGQEASCGAAEAAAATATATMTMVATADVDVPTLEDIQLLKKAVAGQVLLVSKDSLADAKASRRKSELPQDVFTIKALEAHKRAEHFLTANQEALS; this is encoded by the exons ATGCCCAACAAAATCAAGAAAGACAAG GAAAGCGGCAAAAGTGGCAAAGGCGGCGCCCACAAAGACGTTTCCacggacgacggcggcggcggcgaggtaAGCGAGCCGGGGGTCGGACGGGGCAAAGTCGGCTCTTTTGACACGCGCCTCCAGAACGCGGGGCGGCGTCCCAGCGGCCAGGGAAGCGTGCCGCCGCCCACTCAGCTGCACAAGATCAAGTACTGCGGCGGTCCTCAAGTGGTGAAGAAGGAACGGCGTCACAGCTCCTCTCGCTATGGCGTCAGCGGCGACCGAGAGCTCAGCAAACTCCCCGCCCTCAAAG ACGCGGCGGCCGAGGATCGCGAGGAGCTCTTTGTGCAGAAGCTCCGGCAGTGCTGCGTCCTTTTCGACTTTGTCAGCGACCCGCTCAGCGACCTCAAGTTCAAAGAGGTGAAGAGAGCCGGACTCCACGAGATGGTGGACTACATCACGCACGACGCCGACGCGCTGACCGAGGCCGTGTACCCCGAGGCGGTCGGCATG TTTTCCATCAACTTGTTCCGGACGTTGCCACCTTCCTCAAATCCCACCGGAGCCGAGTTTGACCCCGAAGAGGACGAGCCCACCCTGGAGGCCGCCTGGCCTCACCTGCAG CTTGTTTACGAGTTCTTCCTGCGCTTCTTGGAGTCTCCGGACTTTCAGGCCAACGTGGCCAAAAAATACATGGACCAAACCTTCGTCTTGTCG CTCCTGGAGCTGCTGGACAGCGAGGATCCTCGCGAGAGAGACTTCCTGAAGACCATCCTGCACCGGATCTACGGCAAATTCCTGGGACTGCGGGCGTACATCCGGCGGCAGATCAACAACATCTTCTACAG GTTCATTTACGAGACGGAACATCACAACGGAATCGCCGAGCTGCTGGAGATCCTGGGAAG CATCATCAACGGCTTCGCTCTTCCGCTGAAAGAAGAACACAAAATGTTCCTGATCCGAGTCCTGCTGCCCCTTCACAAGGTCAAGTCCCTCAGCGTCTACCACCCGCAG CTGGCGTACTGCGTGGTCCAGTTCCTGGAGAAGGACAGCGGTCTGACCGAAGCGGTGATCGTGGGCCTGCTGAAGTTCTGGCCCAAGACGCACAGCCCCAAGGAGGTGATGTTCCTCAACGAGCTGGAGGAGATCCTGGACGTCATCGAGCCGGTGGAGTTTGCCAAAGTTCACCGGCCGCTCTTTCGCCAGCTGGCCAAGTGCGTGTCCAGCACTCACTTTCAG GTGGCCGAACGCGCTCTCTACTACTGGAACAACGAGTACATCATGAGTTTGATCAGCGACAACGCGGCCAGCATCCTGCCCCTCATGTTTCCCGCTCTCTACAAGAACTCCAAGAGCCACTGGAACAA GACCATCCACGGCCTCATTTACAACGCTCTCAAACTCTTCATGGAGATGAACCAGAAACTTTTTGACGACTGCACCCAACAGTACAAGAGTGACAAACACAA AGAAAAACACCGGCTGAAGGAGCGAGAAGAAACCTGGGGCAAGCTGGAAGACCTGGCCAGACAAAATCCACAG AGCCAGAAGCTCCTCCCCTCGCCACCCGGGCTCGGCGGTCAGGAAGCG TCGTGCGgcgcggcggaggcggcggcggcgacggcgacggcgacgaTGACGATGGTGGCTACGGCAGACGTGGACGTTCCCACGCTGGAGGACATTCAGCTGTTGAAGAAGGCGGTGGCCGGCCAAGTGCTCCTG GTGTCCAAGGACTCTTTGGCGGATGCCAAGGCCAGCCGCAGGAAGTCGGAGCTCCCCCAGGACGTTTTCACCATCAAAGCGTTGGAGGCGCACAAGAGGGCGGAGCATTTCCTCACGGCCAACCAAGAGGCCCTCAGCTAA